From Halococcus salifodinae DSM 8989, the proteins below share one genomic window:
- a CDS encoding DUF7853 family protein, with the protein MSNPPLPPPSVTLSLTPEQHWTLHHVLLDRIDKESTEVTADVDLPPTEVFQAFETLDSGNTQFTLAQLEAIRDVLTMYQRSPTWWEVERPQLEQLLHRITQHIEQLQPTLGGT; encoded by the coding sequence ATGAGTAACCCACCGCTCCCTCCGCCTTCAGTCACACTCTCGCTAACCCCTGAACAACACTGGACGCTCCACCACGTCCTCCTTGACCGGATTGACAAAGAATCAACCGAAGTAACAGCGGACGTTGATCTACCGCCAACAGAAGTATTCCAAGCCTTCGAGACGCTTGATAGCGGTAACACTCAATTCACGCTTGCCCAGCTCGAAGCGATCCGGGACGTTCTCACAATGTATCAACGGTCTCCGACCTGGTGGGAGGTCGAACGGCCGCAACTCGAACAACTTCTCCACCGCATTACCCAGCACATCGAACAACTCCAACCAACACTAGGCGGTACGTGA
- a CDS encoding DUF7563 family protein, with translation MPECENCGAFVTDQYVRVFAPPEMDTVRVCPECPDMLRSDGEVREAKSRRK, from the coding sequence ATGCCCGAGTGCGAGAACTGTGGCGCGTTCGTGACCGACCAGTACGTCCGGGTGTTCGCACCCCCTGAAATGGACACCGTACGGGTCTGTCCCGAATGCCCTGATATGCTCCGAAGCGACGGCGAGGTTCGAGAAGCTAAATCCCGTAGGAAGTAG
- a CDS encoding cytochrome P450 — MCNNTQLPPSPEGSPIIGHAIDFGDDPFGFVDRATSECGDVYCMELPGTDVYVLAGAEYLKQALVTDVDAFGKTDDFNRVFGNGVLSTEGEQWSRQRDILQPLFHPERVSGYADNMVAATQRRLSTWEDGENRDIESEMQDLTIEILFATLFGRDLAPGEGDDLRDASDGLNKWFVPTSWLLPLWVPTPSRREFSNSESRLRVEIRRLLAEYEYADKSGTVTLADQVGQSASESQSGGSESETLLSKLSEAGEAAGDDHLSPEEIEDQMLTMIFAGYETTAAAIAFALYSLAAEPDVCAAFHEELDTVLDGRPPTRDDVSRLDLTNRIVTETLRLYPPIHTIPRQTTREVDVGSYRLPSDEQVHLSVISIHRDERYYDAPLEFRPERWTDGFEEQLDDYAFIPFGGGRRTCIGREFARLEATLALATIGQEFDLEWTGDETDIAIEPEMTTKTQNGLPMTLRKR; from the coding sequence ATGTGTAATAATACACAGCTACCTCCTTCGCCCGAAGGCTCTCCCATCATTGGTCACGCAATTGATTTCGGTGACGATCCTTTCGGGTTTGTTGATCGCGCCACGAGCGAATGTGGCGACGTCTACTGCATGGAGTTGCCGGGTACAGATGTGTATGTTCTCGCGGGGGCGGAGTATCTGAAACAGGCGCTCGTTACGGATGTCGATGCGTTTGGCAAGACGGATGATTTCAATCGAGTATTTGGGAACGGGGTGCTGTCTACTGAAGGCGAGCAGTGGAGTCGTCAACGTGATATTCTACAACCGCTGTTTCACCCCGAACGGGTGAGCGGCTATGCGGATAATATGGTTGCTGCAACCCAGCGTCGGCTCTCAACGTGGGAAGACGGTGAGAACCGGGATATCGAATCTGAAATGCAGGATCTCACGATTGAGATTCTATTCGCAACACTGTTCGGTCGTGATCTGGCACCCGGCGAAGGTGACGATCTGCGCGATGCATCGGACGGTCTCAACAAGTGGTTTGTTCCGACTTCCTGGTTGCTCCCTCTGTGGGTGCCGACGCCATCCCGCCGCGAATTCAGCAATTCGGAATCGCGGCTGCGAGTCGAAATCCGCCGATTACTCGCGGAGTATGAATATGCCGATAAATCGGGCACGGTGACGCTCGCTGATCAAGTAGGGCAATCCGCCTCCGAGAGCCAATCAGGTGGTTCAGAGAGCGAAACGTTGCTCTCGAAACTGTCTGAGGCAGGCGAGGCAGCAGGTGATGACCATCTAAGTCCCGAGGAAATCGAAGATCAGATGCTGACGATGATTTTCGCCGGGTATGAGACAACAGCGGCCGCTATCGCGTTCGCTTTGTATTCGCTGGCGGCCGAACCCGATGTCTGCGCCGCGTTCCATGAGGAACTCGACACAGTGCTCGATGGAAGGCCACCGACGCGAGATGATGTGAGCCGTCTCGATCTCACCAACCGAATCGTCACCGAGACGCTTCGCCTCTACCCACCTATCCATACGATCCCTCGACAAACAACGAGAGAGGTAGATGTCGGGAGCTATCGGCTTCCGTCGGATGAACAGGTACATCTCTCGGTGATCTCGATCCATCGTGACGAGCGGTACTACGACGCCCCGCTGGAGTTCCGACCTGAGCGCTGGACCGATGGGTTCGAGGAGCAGTTAGACGATTATGCTTTCATTCCGTTCGGGGGTGGACGACGGACATGTATTGGCCGAGAGTTTGCCCGGCTTGAAGCAACGCTCGCGCTCGCGACGATCGGTCAGGAGTTCGATCTCGAATGGACCGGTGACGAGACAGACATTGCCATTGAGCCAGAAATGACGACGAAGACGCAGAACGGATTGCCGATGACACTTCGAAAACGATAG